The following coding sequences are from one Thermofilaceae archaeon window:
- the hypF gene encoding carbamoyltransferase HypF, with the protein MRRAALIRVTGVVQGVGFRPFVYRLAVKLGLYGYVQNLGGSEVEIWVEGDERAIEEFLRALKVQRPPPAELDGITVAWVQPKFFETFAIKSSGESLVKRSQIPPDIGVCPDCLREITDPASRWYRYPFNSCAWCGPRFSMMYKAPYDRENTSMNDFPLCDECLREYKDSENVRRFHAQGISCPKCGPRLALVDASGKVIPCDDPLREAALLIEEGSIVAVKGLGGFHLASLASDDDVVMKLRERKRRPQKPFAIMALDVEIVKRLADPAEDHIRLLISPHRPIVLIPKREGSPVSELVAPGLSELGVMLPYTPLHFLLLNETRDKFLIMTSGNRSGLPICKGEEALVELRGIADYFVLHNRKIVNRVDDSVVRITDGEPQLIRRARGYAPKWVNLPFQLGSEAVALGAHLDNAGAVAFEDKVVLTQYVGDMDNLENVEFLLSSIDYLLANYRIEPKVVASDKHPRYVTSELAGTLSRQKGIPHVKVQHHYAHVVSAMASRGLPLDAEVVGVAMDGVGYGDDGRLWGGEVMLATYRSYERVGHLEYLPLPGGDRAAVYPARIVVRVLAEKIGLDEALMACSSLGLDKTLPGGRLELEAAARSDKVYYSSSVGRFLDAVSALLGVCGVRTYEGEPAVKLEAAARGGALVDKLKIEVQDDTVMTSEFISSLLAARDSYSVRDLAYTCLTRLGEALAELILNKIPDQKPIVIASGGAAVNDYIIKGLRRVLGKVLLPIGIPPGDGGIALGQAVVAALEQS; encoded by the coding sequence GTGAGGCGTGCAGCGCTAATCAGGGTCACAGGTGTAGTGCAAGGCGTGGGCTTTCGACCCTTTGTCTACAGACTAGCTGTTAAACTCGGTTTATACGGCTACGTTCAGAACCTGGGTGGATCTGAAGTTGAAATATGGGTGGAAGGAGATGAAAGGGCTATTGAGGAGTTCCTCCGAGCCCTAAAGGTTCAGAGGCCACCTCCAGCTGAGCTGGACGGAATAACCGTGGCTTGGGTGCAGCCGAAATTCTTCGAAACATTTGCGATAAAGAGCAGCGGCGAAAGCCTGGTCAAGAGGTCGCAGATACCCCCCGACATCGGCGTCTGTCCTGACTGCTTGAGGGAGATCACAGATCCCGCCTCCCGATGGTACCGCTACCCCTTCAACTCCTGCGCATGGTGCGGCCCCCGCTTCTCGATGATGTACAAGGCGCCGTATGACAGGGAGAACACCTCTATGAACGACTTTCCCCTTTGTGACGAGTGCTTACGGGAGTATAAGGATTCCGAGAACGTGCGGCGCTTCCACGCTCAAGGCATTAGCTGCCCCAAGTGCGGCCCGCGCCTCGCCCTAGTCGACGCCAGCGGAAAAGTGATCCCTTGTGACGACCCTCTGCGTGAGGCGGCTCTTCTGATAGAGGAGGGCTCAATAGTGGCAGTGAAGGGTCTAGGGGGCTTCCATCTAGCGTCGCTGGCGAGCGATGACGACGTGGTTATGAAGCTTCGGGAAAGGAAGCGTAGGCCGCAGAAACCGTTCGCGATCATGGCCTTGGACGTGGAGATTGTCAAAAGGTTAGCGGATCCGGCGGAGGATCATATACGCCTGCTGATCTCCCCTCACAGGCCGATAGTGCTGATCCCGAAGAGGGAAGGGTCACCGGTGTCGGAGCTCGTGGCCCCCGGGCTCTCAGAGCTGGGGGTTATGCTGCCATACACTCCGCTTCACTTCCTTTTGCTAAATGAGACCCGAGATAAGTTCCTGATAATGACAAGCGGTAACCGCAGTGGTTTACCGATATGCAAGGGTGAAGAAGCTCTAGTGGAGTTGCGAGGGATAGCGGATTACTTTGTTCTTCACAACAGGAAGATCGTAAACCGCGTTGATGACAGTGTGGTCAGGATCACCGATGGCGAGCCACAGTTGATAAGGAGAGCCAGAGGTTACGCACCAAAATGGGTTAACCTTCCCTTCCAACTCGGCTCAGAGGCTGTAGCCCTAGGTGCTCATCTCGATAACGCCGGCGCGGTTGCCTTTGAGGATAAAGTTGTGCTCACCCAGTACGTCGGGGACATGGATAACCTAGAAAACGTTGAATTCCTGCTCTCATCGATAGACTACCTGCTCGCTAACTACAGGATCGAACCTAAGGTTGTAGCATCCGATAAGCACCCTCGGTACGTTACGAGCGAGCTAGCTGGAACGCTTTCCAGGCAAAAGGGCATTCCCCACGTTAAGGTCCAGCACCACTACGCCCACGTCGTGTCAGCTATGGCGTCGCGAGGTCTGCCGCTGGATGCTGAGGTGGTCGGAGTAGCGATGGACGGCGTCGGCTACGGCGATGATGGCAGGCTGTGGGGTGGTGAAGTGATGCTGGCGACTTATAGGAGCTACGAGAGGGTGGGGCACTTAGAGTACCTTCCGCTACCGGGGGGCGACCGAGCCGCTGTTTACCCGGCTAGAATAGTGGTGCGGGTTCTGGCGGAAAAGATCGGATTGGACGAGGCGCTAATGGCCTGCTCATCTCTGGGTCTCGATAAGACGCTGCCTGGGGGGCGCTTGGAGCTAGAGGCAGCTGCGCGAAGCGACAAGGTCTACTACTCATCGAGCGTGGGGCGTTTCTTAGACGCTGTTTCCGCGCTGCTGGGAGTTTGTGGAGTACGAACGTACGAGGGTGAACCGGCGGTAAAGCTCGAGGCGGCTGCACGTGGTGGAGCGCTTGTGGACAAGCTGAAGATCGAGGTTCAGGACGATACCGTAATGACCTCGGAGTTCATAAGCTCGCTACTCGCCGCTCGCGACTCCTACAGCGTGCGCGATCTTGCGTATACCTGTTTAACCAGACTCGGGGAAGCGCTGGCGGAACTGATACTCAATAAGATCCCCGATCAAAAACCGATTGTGATTGCCAGCGGAGGGGCTGCGGTAAACGATTACATCATAAAAGGGTTAAGGAGGGTGCTGGGAAAGGTCCTGCTGCCTATCGGCATCCCTCCCGGTGACGGCGGTATAGCTTTAGGCCAGGCCGTGGTAGCAGCGCTGGAGCAGAGTTGA
- a CDS encoding ribose-phosphate diphosphokinase, with amino-acid sequence MNVKVIATSSSLGLAARLSTLLGCSMIAVDEKVFPDGEKYVRVPYRLEGSTVVLVHSLYQPQDERFLQLLLAIDAAKGAGAKHVIVVVPYVAYARQDKRFLEGEPISVKVIFKAIEAAGADALITVDLHRPSSLDEWLEIPHTNVIPIEALIGYFRGRLSNPVVLAPDRGALHRAQLAAQLLGAQYDYLEKVRDRVTGEVKVVPKSLDVRGRDVLIVDDIISTGGTIAAASKSVLTEGALNVYAACTHALLVSGALDRLYAAGVREVVATDTVPSPVSRVSVAESLAKAVNEMLTALSL; translated from the coding sequence GTGAACGTGAAGGTTATTGCGACAAGTTCGTCGCTAGGTTTGGCGGCGCGCCTCTCCACCCTGCTGGGGTGCAGCATGATAGCTGTCGATGAGAAGGTCTTCCCCGACGGGGAGAAGTACGTCCGCGTGCCTTACAGGCTTGAGGGCTCAACGGTCGTGCTTGTCCACTCGCTGTACCAGCCTCAGGACGAAAGGTTCCTGCAGCTGTTGCTGGCGATCGATGCCGCTAAAGGGGCTGGGGCTAAGCACGTTATCGTGGTTGTTCCGTACGTGGCCTACGCTAGGCAGGATAAGAGGTTCCTCGAGGGTGAACCGATAAGCGTCAAGGTTATCTTCAAAGCGATCGAAGCTGCCGGTGCTGACGCGCTGATTACTGTAGATCTTCACCGGCCTTCCTCGCTTGATGAGTGGCTGGAGATACCCCACACAAACGTTATTCCCATTGAGGCTTTAATCGGATACTTTCGGGGCAGATTGAGCAACCCCGTGGTACTGGCACCAGATAGGGGGGCTCTGCACAGAGCTCAGCTGGCTGCTCAGCTGCTGGGTGCTCAGTACGACTACCTGGAGAAGGTCAGGGACCGGGTCACGGGCGAAGTGAAGGTGGTGCCCAAGAGCTTAGACGTGAGGGGAAGAGACGTACTAATAGTCGACGATATCATAAGCACCGGTGGAACTATAGCCGCGGCCTCCAAATCGGTGCTTACAGAGGGGGCTCTCAACGTGTACGCGGCGTGCACTCACGCTCTGCTTGTATCGGGTGCTCTAGATCGATTGTACGCTGCTGGAGTGAGGGAAGTTGTCGCCACCGATACCGTTCCCTCTCCGGTCTCTAGGGTTAGCGTAGCTGAGAGCCTGGCAAAGGCCGTCAATGAGATGCTAACAGCATTGAGTCTCTAG
- a CDS encoding carboxypeptidase-like regulatory domain-containing protein — MKATTSTTLITVIVVVALSGITFPQPIALSIGINDVAYDGGQLYLSLTNGTLVSYSGEAWIWRLTFEGYGIPVFLTPAPPYGLLVLTDAAWLGLIARDGRPMGWAKVSIDPNAVAKGRGKLLYANGLALIYAGGTASAVKVPELKPLDYYSIRNTFLGGSISSRGDAIVLYGFDTFCSICIQNEEKLLLIIKPETGDLLFRGVVTHLRDAAVFWRRNWLILAKWDAMYVYNLEDRGLEKPVRVYAYAQPIDRWLSWGFSPSGNLFHYIFASGNSLSLVVVDIESGSTISRDVPLTPARRVLSSIDDNYRLAILSYNTVVEAAYVVFSDATGGMLMEALRDLGAPRAIRIAVDRAIALFDRGFVVMPPLVTGTTREGSKLAHLVVQVIDEEGQPFHGALVCANTSCVTTSSTGVAELALEPGTYLLTVRHSLAQEFQTSFTIQGNLTKLVTLRRLYSLNVNVNVSTEKKLTEGCIIRVYDVQGTKLGEASNCTATFSLTRGLYAVEAEAAQQVVKQIVAIQSDTLLNFLLIERPSFTLTVSVLDENGTALRDAFIKLLDSRNVTVASAQGKLVLQLAPGRYTVLVQKPGYLNWSSTLELNDNLSVETMLTRYPRTTVHEGEPDETRLVAASAASSLITATLVVAAQRFNLPERVVKQASRVSSKLRMKRSRRRAS, encoded by the coding sequence ATGAAGGCGACTACATCAACAACATTGATCACAGTCATCGTCGTGGTCGCGCTCAGTGGTATAACCTTCCCTCAACCGATTGCCCTCAGCATCGGTATTAATGATGTCGCATACGATGGGGGGCAGCTATACCTCTCCCTGACTAACGGCACATTAGTATCGTATAGTGGTGAAGCATGGATTTGGAGGTTAACATTCGAGGGTTATGGTATCCCTGTTTTTCTCACGCCGGCTCCTCCCTACGGACTTCTGGTGTTAACCGACGCTGCGTGGCTGGGGCTCATCGCACGTGATGGAAGACCAATGGGATGGGCGAAGGTTAGTATCGATCCCAACGCCGTAGCGAAAGGAAGGGGAAAGCTACTTTACGCTAACGGATTAGCGCTAATTTACGCCGGTGGGACGGCATCAGCCGTCAAAGTGCCCGAGCTTAAGCCGCTGGACTACTATAGCATACGGAACACGTTCTTAGGTGGCAGCATTAGCTCGCGCGGCGACGCTATCGTGCTCTACGGCTTCGACACGTTTTGCTCAATCTGCATTCAAAATGAAGAGAAACTGTTGCTCATAATCAAGCCGGAAACGGGAGATCTTCTCTTTCGTGGCGTTGTAACGCACCTGAGAGACGCCGCTGTATTTTGGCGTCGAAACTGGTTGATCCTGGCTAAATGGGATGCTATGTACGTTTACAATCTGGAGGACAGGGGTCTGGAAAAGCCCGTAAGGGTCTACGCCTACGCTCAGCCAATTGATAGGTGGCTGAGCTGGGGGTTCTCCCCGAGCGGTAACCTTTTCCACTATATTTTCGCCAGCGGTAATTCGCTGAGCTTAGTCGTCGTAGACATCGAGAGCGGATCGACCATCTCCCGCGACGTGCCCTTAACGCCTGCGCGACGTGTTCTGTCGTCGATTGATGACAACTACAGGTTAGCAATTTTAAGCTACAATACAGTAGTTGAGGCAGCTTACGTCGTTTTCAGTGATGCAACGGGAGGGATGCTGATGGAAGCCTTGAGGGACCTTGGCGCCCCTAGGGCGATCAGGATCGCGGTGGACAGAGCTATCGCCTTGTTCGATAGAGGCTTCGTAGTAATGCCCCCATTAGTAACTGGTACTACGAGAGAGGGGTCGAAACTAGCGCACCTCGTGGTGCAGGTCATAGATGAGGAGGGTCAGCCCTTCCACGGAGCGCTCGTCTGCGCTAACACCAGCTGCGTTACAACGTCATCAACGGGCGTCGCCGAACTTGCTCTGGAACCAGGAACGTACCTTCTGACCGTCAGGCACTCCTTAGCTCAAGAGTTTCAAACATCGTTCACTATACAGGGCAACTTGACTAAGCTCGTAACGCTCAGAAGGCTTTATAGTTTAAACGTTAATGTTAATGTTTCTACAGAAAAGAAGTTGACTGAAGGCTGCATAATTAGGGTTTATGACGTGCAGGGCACTAAGTTGGGTGAAGCGAGCAACTGCACGGCCACGTTCAGCCTTACTAGGGGTCTGTACGCCGTTGAGGCTGAGGCTGCGCAACAAGTGGTCAAGCAAATCGTCGCTATCCAAAGCGACACCCTTCTTAATTTCCTGCTGATCGAAAGACCTTCATTCACCCTAACCGTTAGCGTGCTCGACGAAAACGGTACAGCTCTTCGCGACGCTTTCATCAAATTGCTTGACTCCCGTAACGTTACCGTAGCCTCCGCTCAAGGTAAACTCGTTCTCCAACTGGCTCCTGGTCGCTACACAGTACTGGTCCAGAAACCCGGTTACCTGAACTGGAGCTCTACGCTTGAATTGAACGACAATTTAAGCGTAGAGACAATGCTTACGCGTTATCCGCGGACGACCGTACACGAAGGAGAGCCCGATGAAACCCGATTAGTTGCCGCCTCAGCGGCATCGTCGCTGATAACCGCTACTCTGGTCGTTGCTGCGCAGCGATTTAACCTCCCTGAGCGCGTTGTTAAACAGGCTTCTAGAGTAAGTTCTAAGCTTAGGATGAAGAGAAGTAGGAGACGTGCGAGCTAG